The genomic DNA GGGTTGTGACCTTCAAGGGGTTAAAAAGCATAAACTAGTAGGAGCAAGATCGATATATTTCTGCAGACCGCATCACCCACTTCAAGGTTTTTTAACCCAATCTTGATGTTTATAGAGTTGCAAACATATGAAAATAGATAGATGTGATTTTGGTAAACCTTGAAATCACCTTCTTTTACAACAAATTTCTTTTGACACGTGAGAGGTTATATTTACTGTTGATGCAAATGCAGATCCTGAAGCGGGTGGTAAAATTTACAAAGCAGAAATGTCACTCCTTGTATTAGTCAGGTAGGtagggtaacgggtcaaaactgtCATTTGTAGAGTGAATCAAACAATCCCTGGTTAGATTGGATTCATCCACTCGATATTTTTTGTAtatacaaaggacttatcagcagAAAGAGGTCCTAAATCTTGAAAGCAATTAAAAAACGTTTGCAATGGACTCACTCAGCGGATATATGCTTGATTTAAGAAAGAGCTAGGCGCACCGAGGCGATAGGGTCCCGTGCCAAGACGCAAGCCAGAAAAAGCGCACCGCTTTTCAAACACGAGGCGCAATTTGTATATATAAATTTTCTTATATTTCTTTTAGGCTTTTAgcatcacctacccaaaaattagCTATAAATAAACCTTATATATGACCTGATATAGGAATAACCTATGTGCACAACCTAAAACACTATATGCACAAAATCTTCCCTGCACAAAAGGCCTCAAGCCGCACCTCGCTCGTCTTTGCTTTTTTGAGTCAGAACCCCTTCAGGCGTCGCCTCGCGCCTAGGCACGCTTTTTAAAACCCTGGATCTATGGTTTCCTAAACCAAAAACAACACACACTGTTCTTGCTTACCAAAGACTGAGTCAAACAAGTTCTAAGATCTTTCAACACTCAAAATGCAAATTATCCATCCATCATGCTAGCTATATGATGTGTATTATCGACGATTTCTACATAAGGCAGTAAGATGATATCCTGAGCAGTTACATATCCAGGGCTTCTAACACAAATAGACACGTCACAAGACACAAGTCCCATAGAGATTACTTCTCAATACGATTTCTTTCAAATACTAAATTCTAAACCTATCAGGCCATCAAATCTCCATCTTAAATCCAGTCTCATATTTACCTCTAAATCTTAACACAACAACAAACTATCACAAACATAAGGGAAAAAAacaaatcaatcaacaacaataaaCCTTACATTTATAAGAAGATTGAAGCATTAAAATTCATACTATTCATAATCTTACAAACATAATCACCAAAGGATAGTATAAAACTCACAATTAGAAGCCCTAAAACATTAAACTCACTTCAAATCCTTAGCAGTAACACCATACTTCTCCTGAAGCTTCGTAAGCTCCTCTTCCTTCTTCTTCTGATCAAACTTCTTACTCATCTTCGCGTGCTGATAATACAACACAATCAGGTACCGATTCGCAACGTTGAACCCAGAGAGATGATCCACAGCAGTTTTCGCATCGTATATGTCTTCGTAGACGACGAAGGCAGTGCCGCGAGTATCCTTGttggttccgattcgtatttgaCGAATTGCACCGTATTTTCCGAATATATCGTACATCTCCTCCGATGTGATGTTGAATGGCAGGTTGCGGACGTAGAGGACTCGGTTTACTTCCGGTGGGAGCCTTGTGTTTCCCTTACGTAAACTGATTGCCGCCATTGGAGAGTTGTTTgggaaattagggttttggagacGAAGAAGGTATTTGGGATATTTGGGTATTTGATTTGATTGAGGAATGTGTTGTCTCACGGTTTCCTGAATGACACCCCCCTCTATTTATAGATTATCGAACTATGAtgtatttttaatttatttattattaagtaGTTAATTATACAAAATTGTTTTTGATGTCTAGTTTTGAATAGTTGTATTATTGTATGTTTGTTGGTAGTTAATAATGCAAAATTATTTTGGATATCTAGTTTTAAAAAGTTGTATGTTTGATAAGTAATAATCACTATTTGAAATTTTGTTAATGTGATGTAAAATAAAATTACGGAATGAAACTTACATTAGTTTACCTAATAAAAATTATTAACCTTTAGACATATTTTAAGGTTTGATTCCTTCACTGTTAATGAATAACTAGTGTATTTGACCGTGACTTGCGGCGGTATGGAACCACGAGCACTGGATCGGTATCGCTTTGTTCGCTAAAGTACCAGTAATACATTCACTATGTATAGAtatcaacacgtgttttacatcgatcgaaaacgATAGAAGCGAACACCGGTTCAGATCATCGAAGTATCAATATTTATATACCATCGCGGACAGAGTTGTATAAATGAAAAATTATCCAaaccaaaaacaataaaagtgATATAGGTCCTGGTGCCAATATTGTTCGGTACGATACGGTGTAAGTTTATtgcaaacaaaaacaataaaatatataCTGGCACCGAAACTGATATTGTTCCTTCGGTTTTGGCACGGTTCACAAAGGTAGCGGCACAATATCCATTATTAAACATGAAGCCATAAAAATGGATACAAGTACCGTTACTGATCTTGTTCGGTACGGTATGATAGCGATATGGTGCCAGTTTGTCGAAATCATAAAACAATAAAACTAAATACCTGCATCATACAGATGTTTTTTAATCGTTTCAGCTCAGTTTGGTACGATCGCGACATAATATCCATTTTCAATAAAAGTTACATCACAATGTTGAAAAAAATTAAACACAAAACAGATAATAAATTATCATTCATCGTCCATTTTGGTTCGGTTTGACACGACAACGAAATGGTATCCAGTTTCAATAAAAGTTATATAGCAATgttgaaaaaatatataaacatagTTACGGAATACGATATTTTTTAAAGTTAACCAAAACAACTTATTAGAAAAAAATCaaactaaataataaatagaaaataaacaaacactttgaaaaaatatatcattGATTCACTCTTCATGGAGAGTTTATATTCGTATATATAATCAAAATATTGTCCTCTTTGATGTTTGATTAGAATCGTTCTTCAATAGTCGTTCTTGGTTCTTTAATATCAACTCTCATTCTTGGTTCTTCAATATTGACTATCGTTTTTGGCAAAAGTGAATTTTGATCAAAAGGATTTGAGTTTTGATCAGGATGCATGAGGAATTTTGATCAACTCTTCAGTTGCCGAATGCTGATTTGGATAAATTAGGTGGTCTTTTTTTGTAGTTAGGTTTAAAAAAAACTGGATAATAGGTTATTGTGTTATGGGTAAATAATATGACATTTGTCTTTAGTTGGTTAAGAGATGGGCTTAATTACTatgtaaaaaaaaactttattagTTATAAAGTTTTTGATTTAGTAAAAAGTATATACATTTTTCTATTGCAATAGGGTCAATTTTTTTTCAATATAATCTATGGTGTCGATCGTAAAATAACATTGAGGTTGTTCGGAAGATTTGCAAAATACGTTCTATAtagtaaaataaatatattagtGTCGAATGAACCCATAAGTACTTATGTAGCTCTGTTTAGTCCGCTTTCTTCTTTCTGATTTCTTCTTCTCTAGAAACCCTATAGCCCCTTCTATTTATGGAGTTGAGACAACCACCGGCGACAAGTCATCACCGTCCATGGCACCTCGTGAGTCAAACTCGCCTCCGGTTCATGATTTACATGCCATTACCCATTTACCCATTACATttatagggtaaagttcttgtacaaataatcttaacatactaaacatacaaattgaaggaaaactcaaaaagacaag from Helianthus annuus cultivar XRQ/B chromosome 7, HanXRQr2.0-SUNRISE, whole genome shotgun sequence includes the following:
- the LOC110868420 gene encoding splicing factor 3B subunit 6-like protein, with translation MAAISLRKGNTRLPPEVNRVLYVRNLPFNITSEEMYDIFGKYGAIRQIRIGTNKDTRGTAFVVYEDIYDAKTAVDHLSGFNVANRYLIVLYYQHAKMSKKFDQKKKEEELTKLQEKYGVTAKDLK